In the Muricauda sp. MAR_2010_75 genome, one interval contains:
- a CDS encoding hydrogenase maturation protease has product MKTAIMGFGNPVRSDDAVGIYVIEQLREKLPDSDDISIIDMGTAAFEVLFGLKGHDKIILADAVLNSNEPVGTLFKVPAEEVMKAPQDDPMVFLHGMKWDQALSYTKKILQDEYPEDIQVYLVAIENTKLEVDLSDVVKEAGDKVVQHILEELNL; this is encoded by the coding sequence ATGAAAACGGCAATAATGGGATTTGGAAATCCGGTGCGCAGCGATGATGCAGTAGGCATTTATGTAATAGAACAGTTGCGGGAAAAACTTCCCGATTCTGACGACATAAGCATTATCGATATGGGTACAGCTGCCTTTGAAGTACTTTTTGGTTTAAAAGGCCATGATAAGATTATTTTGGCAGATGCAGTTCTGAATAGCAATGAACCTGTGGGTACTTTGTTTAAAGTCCCAGCGGAAGAAGTAATGAAAGCACCTCAAGATGACCCGATGGTTTTTCTCCATGGAATGAAATGGGACCAGGCTTTATCGTACACGAAAAAAATATTACAAGATGAGTATCCAGAAGATATTCAAGTGTATTTAGTGGCGATTGAAAATACCAAGCTAGAAGTTGATTTGAGTGACGTGGTGAAGGAAGCAGGTGATAAAGTCGTACAACATATTTTGGAAGAATTAAATTTATAG
- a CDS encoding hydrogenase maturation nickel metallochaperone HypA, protein MHETSIVNSIIATLEQEFEAEKLQKMKAIHLKVGILSNIEPRLLHNAYDVYHLRDGRFQNVALKIESTQLKIQCEVCDHVTNVENYRFLCENCERPSKNVIEGEEMLIHKIEFDD, encoded by the coding sequence ATGCACGAAACATCTATCGTAAATAGCATTATTGCGACTTTGGAACAAGAGTTTGAAGCTGAGAAACTCCAGAAGATGAAAGCAATTCACCTGAAAGTGGGAATCCTTTCGAACATAGAACCGCGTTTGCTACACAACGCATATGATGTTTATCATTTAAGGGATGGCAGATTTCAGAACGTTGCTTTGAAAATAGAATCGACACAATTGAAAATTCAATGTGAAGTTTGCGATCATGTTACCAATGTGGAGAATTACAGGTTTCTATGCGAAAATTGCGAACGACCAAGTAAAAATGTAATCGAAGGGGAGGAAATGTTGATTCACAAAATAGAATTTGATGACTAG
- the hypB gene encoding hydrogenase nickel incorporation protein HypB, with translation MSVDKSTKAARGTVQCENTNINLLKANDFVADIIKKEMAKTNTLLINITSSAGSGKTTLMQKTAEKLKDKITMAVMVGDLETERDAERIRETGIHALQIVTGGICHLEAQMVHQVLDQFDLENIDLLFIENVGNLVCPASFDLGEDYRVTLMATTEGDDKPKKYPKMFLTSDMMVVSKADLLPYVPFSVEAVIKDAREVNHEIEVLQVSSTNGEGIDAWCDWLLEKIERKKG, from the coding sequence ATGAGCGTAGATAAATCAACAAAGGCGGCACGAGGAACTGTGCAATGCGAGAACACTAATATCAATTTGCTCAAAGCAAATGATTTTGTAGCGGATATTATTAAAAAGGAAATGGCTAAAACCAATACTCTTTTAATCAACATAACCTCATCAGCAGGTAGTGGTAAGACCACCTTAATGCAGAAAACCGCAGAAAAACTAAAGGATAAAATAACAATGGCCGTGATGGTCGGAGATTTAGAAACGGAACGTGATGCAGAGCGTATTCGGGAGACCGGCATACATGCCCTGCAGATAGTAACGGGAGGTATTTGCCATCTGGAAGCTCAAATGGTGCATCAGGTTTTAGACCAATTCGACTTGGAGAATATTGATTTATTGTTCATAGAAAATGTGGGCAATTTGGTTTGTCCGGCTTCTTTCGATTTGGGTGAAGACTATCGCGTTACCTTAATGGCAACAACAGAAGGTGATGACAAGCCCAAAAAGTATCCTAAAATGTTTTTGACCAGCGATATGATGGTCGTTTCAAAAGCCGATTTATTGCCTTACGTGCCTTTCTCAGTAGAAGCCGTAATCAAGGATGCGCGAGAGGTAAACCATGAAATAGAAGTGTTACAAGTTTCGTCTACGAACGGAGAGGGAATAGATGCTTGGTGTGATTGGTTACTGGAGAAAATTGAACGGAAGAAAGGATAA
- the hypF gene encoding carbamoyltransferase HypF, with amino-acid sequence MQKTFEITISGQVQGVGFRPFVYSLSKQFQLRGSVCNNQDGVLIHINASEEKATNFLVQLLENAPSISIIQSHKISEIPFQEFDGFKIIPSEAKHQTNIPLTPDFSICESCKAEIRDKSNRRYGYAFTTCTNCGPRFAATTKFPFERSNTTVSAFKMCATCQSEYINPDDRRFHSQTNGCADCGIQLKLQDYDGRQFDGDHKELVKKTSDFIRKGSILALKNTNGYLLCCDANNKSAIERLREKKQRPAKPFALLYPSLERIKKDFNLSATEENALTSSVAPIVILNPKKSIPDLEQDGIAPGLNQFGVMLPSSALLTVLMDELGTPIIATSGNVHGSPIISKESEAIQKLSGVADYFLHHDLEVTFPQDDSVFRFTDEHQITLRRSRGLAPNFLNMTPSGNEKILAMGAHLKSTFTFVPNSHTYMSPYLGNLDSYDVSERFQNSIGQFEKLFQTQPEVILIDAHPQYQSSILGRELAEKWNAEYISIQHHKAHFASVLGEHDLFDSKEKILGLVWDGTGFGEDNMIWGGESFTYQNHEMERLIHFEYYDWLAADKMAKEPRLSFLSILPNAEKEIARKKFSETEWKVYLKMLENNPLKTSSVGRLFDAVASLLGIIDVTSYEGEAAMLLENQARMYVGNDEVDFLAGVVFENIPTKTIIQNIHQAMVDGFSIPRIANSFIHTLARVIFNIAKQHNFSCIACSGGVFQNAVLIEKLIKLAENSGIKLKFNRILSSNDENISFGQLSYYQHIKK; translated from the coding sequence ATGCAAAAAACCTTTGAAATTACTATTTCTGGTCAAGTACAAGGGGTGGGTTTCCGTCCTTTTGTGTATAGTTTATCTAAACAATTTCAATTGAGGGGTTCGGTTTGCAATAATCAAGACGGAGTACTAATTCACATCAATGCCTCCGAAGAAAAAGCAACTAATTTTCTGGTTCAACTACTAGAAAATGCTCCATCAATTTCTATCATTCAATCACATAAGATTTCCGAAATTCCGTTTCAAGAATTCGATGGCTTCAAGATAATTCCTTCAGAAGCAAAGCATCAAACCAACATTCCGTTAACCCCAGATTTTTCTATTTGCGAATCATGCAAAGCTGAAATTAGGGATAAAAGCAATCGGCGATATGGGTATGCTTTTACCACATGCACCAACTGCGGCCCAAGATTTGCGGCGACCACAAAATTTCCTTTTGAGAGGTCAAATACAACGGTTTCTGCCTTTAAAATGTGTGCTACTTGTCAATCGGAATATATCAATCCTGATGACAGGCGATTTCATTCGCAAACGAATGGCTGCGCCGATTGTGGGATTCAATTAAAACTGCAAGATTATGACGGGAGGCAATTTGATGGAGACCATAAGGAGCTAGTTAAGAAAACATCCGACTTCATCCGAAAAGGAAGCATCCTGGCACTTAAAAACACAAATGGTTATCTGCTATGTTGCGATGCCAATAATAAGTCGGCGATAGAACGTTTACGTGAAAAAAAGCAACGCCCTGCGAAACCTTTTGCCTTGCTCTATCCATCCTTGGAAAGAATCAAAAAAGACTTTAACCTAAGTGCTACAGAAGAAAATGCACTTACTTCATCTGTAGCTCCCATAGTTATTTTGAACCCGAAGAAGTCTATTCCTGACTTGGAACAAGATGGTATCGCTCCAGGATTGAATCAATTCGGTGTTATGTTACCATCATCAGCTTTGCTCACGGTTTTGATGGATGAACTTGGTACTCCGATCATCGCCACGAGTGGAAATGTTCATGGCTCCCCGATTATCTCGAAAGAATCAGAAGCAATTCAAAAACTATCTGGAGTGGCTGATTATTTCCTGCATCACGATTTAGAAGTTACTTTTCCTCAGGATGATTCTGTATTTCGGTTTACTGATGAACATCAAATTACACTTCGACGTTCTCGTGGATTAGCTCCCAACTTTCTGAATATGACACCTTCGGGAAACGAAAAGATACTGGCCATGGGTGCCCATTTAAAGAGCACGTTTACGTTTGTGCCTAATTCGCATACCTATATGAGTCCTTATCTTGGAAATCTGGATAGCTATGATGTTTCCGAAAGATTTCAGAATAGTATTGGACAATTTGAAAAGTTGTTTCAAACACAACCGGAAGTAATTTTGATAGATGCCCATCCACAATATCAAAGTAGCATTTTGGGAAGGGAGTTGGCTGAAAAATGGAATGCGGAATATATCTCCATACAACATCACAAAGCCCATTTTGCAAGTGTTTTAGGCGAACACGATTTATTTGATTCCAAAGAAAAAATACTAGGTCTAGTTTGGGATGGAACTGGGTTTGGAGAAGACAATATGATATGGGGAGGCGAGTCCTTTACGTATCAAAATCACGAAATGGAACGGCTGATTCACTTTGAATATTATGATTGGTTGGCTGCTGATAAAATGGCGAAAGAACCAAGATTGTCCTTTCTCAGTATACTTCCCAATGCAGAAAAGGAAATTGCCAGGAAGAAGTTTTCCGAAACGGAATGGAAAGTCTATTTAAAAATGTTGGAGAACAACCCATTGAAAACATCATCGGTAGGACGCTTGTTTGACGCGGTTGCATCCTTGTTGGGTATAATAGATGTGACTAGCTATGAAGGTGAGGCTGCAATGCTATTAGAAAATCAAGCAAGAATGTATGTTGGAAATGATGAAGTTGATTTTTTAGCAGGGGTAGTATTTGAAAACATTCCAACAAAAACAATTATTCAAAATATTCATCAAGCTATGGTAGATGGTTTCTCAATTCCAAGAATTGCGAATAGTTTTATTCATACGCTAGCGCGCGTGATTTTTAATATAGCAAAGCAGCATAATTTTAGTTGTATTGCTTGTAGTGGCGGGGTTTTTCAAAATGCTGTACTCATCGAAAAGCTTATAAAACTAGCTGAAAATTCGGGAATAAAGTTAAAATTTAATCGTATATTGTCTAGTAACGATGAGAATATTTCGTTCGGTCAGTTATCTTATTATCAGCATATTAAAAAGTAA
- a CDS encoding HypC/HybG/HupF family hydrogenase formation chaperone: MCLAIPGKIKSIEMQYDGKVRMAKVLFGGITKEASLEMLPDADIDDYVLVHVGVAISKVDEEEAQKTFKYLEEIGELGDLTDVDEYLPKTN, encoded by the coding sequence ATGTGTTTAGCGATTCCAGGTAAAATCAAGAGTATTGAAATGCAGTATGATGGCAAGGTGCGCATGGCTAAAGTGTTATTTGGCGGTATAACCAAAGAGGCCAGTTTAGAAATGCTGCCTGATGCCGATATTGACGATTATGTATTGGTACACGTTGGTGTTGCCATCAGCAAAGTAGATGAAGAAGAAGCGCAAAAAACGTTTAAGTATCTGGAAGAGATTGGGGAACTGGGAGACCTTACCGATGTAGATGAATATTTGCCAAAAACTAATTAA
- the hypD gene encoding hydrogenase formation protein HypD: MKYMSEYRDPELAKKYLEEIKNTVSRPWSIMEVCGGQTHSLVKNGIIEMLPDSVTMIHGPGCPVCVTPLNLIDKAVYLASDKGVILCSFGDMLRVPGSQKSLLEAKAEGADVRILYSPLEAVKIAEDNPDKEVVFFAVGFETTAPANALSVVHAHRRGVKNYSILASHVLVPPAIKAVIDDEESKIDGFLAAGHVCTIMGNTEYHPISAKYKVPIVVTGFEPLDVLQGILMVIRQLEQSKSEVENQYARIVREEGNRDAQKVIDEVFEVRHQMWRGIGEIPDSGYAVREKYAAFDATKKFSVTIEEAPENPDCISGQVMKGIKKPFECSQFGKACKPTNPLGAPMVSSEGACAAYYHFSGLVEA, encoded by the coding sequence ATGAAATACATGTCTGAATACCGCGACCCTGAACTCGCAAAAAAATATTTGGAAGAAATAAAGAACACCGTTTCTAGACCTTGGTCGATTATGGAAGTTTGTGGTGGGCAAACACATAGCCTTGTGAAAAATGGTATCATTGAAATGTTACCGGATTCGGTTACTATGATTCATGGACCCGGGTGCCCCGTTTGTGTGACTCCTTTGAATTTAATCGATAAAGCGGTGTATCTCGCCTCAGACAAAGGAGTGATTCTTTGCTCCTTTGGAGATATGCTGAGAGTGCCTGGTTCTCAAAAAAGTTTGCTTGAAGCAAAAGCAGAAGGAGCCGATGTACGGATTTTATATTCTCCCTTAGAGGCTGTAAAAATTGCCGAAGACAATCCGGATAAAGAAGTTGTTTTCTTTGCCGTTGGCTTTGAAACAACGGCTCCGGCAAATGCCTTGTCGGTAGTGCACGCGCATCGTAGAGGCGTAAAAAACTATTCTATTTTGGCATCGCATGTCTTGGTGCCACCAGCAATAAAAGCGGTAATCGATGATGAGGAAAGTAAAATAGATGGCTTTTTGGCTGCTGGTCATGTATGTACCATAATGGGCAATACGGAGTATCATCCAATATCGGCCAAATATAAAGTGCCGATCGTGGTTACGGGTTTTGAACCTTTAGATGTGCTGCAAGGTATTTTGATGGTTATCCGTCAATTAGAGCAAAGTAAGTCTGAAGTTGAAAATCAATACGCTAGAATCGTTCGGGAGGAAGGTAATCGTGATGCTCAAAAAGTCATTGATGAAGTTTTTGAAGTTAGACATCAGATGTGGCGGGGTATTGGGGAAATTCCTGATAGCGGCTATGCCGTTCGTGAGAAATATGCAGCGTTTGATGCTACAAAAAAATTTAGTGTCACGATTGAAGAGGCACCTGAAAACCCAGACTGTATTTCAGGTCAGGTTATGAAGGGAATCAAAAAGCCTTTTGAGTGCTCTCAATTTGGTAAAGCGTGTAAACCTACAAATCCACTTGGTGCGCCCATGGTCAGTAGTGAAGGGGCTTGTGCTGCCTATTATCACTTTTCCGGACTAGTTGAAGCTTAA
- the hypE gene encoding hydrogenase expression/formation protein HypE: MPENNKIRVQLQCPMPKLDFDVITLGHGSGGVLTNRLLDSGVFDLLKNDILDERHDGAFLELHGKTAFSTDSFLVSPIFFPGGNIGELAVNGTVNDLAMCGATPKYLSLSFIIEEGLPVKEFWDILVAIKFACEKAGVQIVTGDTKVVEKGKGDKIFVNTSGVGPIHPKANIRVKNISVGDKIIISGNVASHGMAIMSVREGLEFGSEIKSDTTNLNHTILRLIELFGESIHLLTDPTRGGVATVLKEIAQSSEIGIDLFQRDFPMDEQVASACELLGLDPLYVANEGLFIAFVSESVADAVLTALQEDENGQNARIIGSVVAEHPKQVIMESAIGGKRVISMLPGEQLPRIC; this comes from the coding sequence ATGCCGGAGAACAACAAAATACGCGTGCAGCTGCAATGCCCCATGCCTAAACTTGACTTTGATGTCATCACTTTAGGGCATGGAAGTGGCGGAGTACTAACCAACAGACTTTTAGATAGTGGTGTTTTTGATCTGCTGAAAAACGATATCCTCGACGAACGCCATGATGGTGCATTTTTAGAGTTGCATGGCAAAACGGCTTTTTCTACAGATAGCTTTTTAGTGTCTCCCATATTTTTCCCCGGGGGAAATATTGGAGAGTTGGCCGTAAACGGAACGGTCAATGATCTGGCAATGTGCGGGGCTACGCCCAAATATCTCTCGTTAAGTTTTATCATTGAGGAAGGACTTCCAGTAAAAGAATTTTGGGATATTCTGGTAGCCATCAAATTCGCTTGTGAAAAAGCAGGCGTGCAAATCGTTACTGGCGATACTAAAGTGGTTGAAAAGGGTAAGGGCGACAAAATTTTCGTGAACACTTCAGGTGTCGGACCTATTCATCCCAAAGCAAATATCCGCGTAAAAAATATATCCGTAGGAGACAAAATAATTATTAGTGGAAATGTTGCATCTCACGGAATGGCTATCATGTCGGTTCGTGAAGGTTTAGAATTCGGCTCTGAAATCAAGAGTGATACCACCAATCTAAATCATACCATACTACGATTGATTGAGCTGTTTGGAGAAAGTATTCATTTATTGACTGACCCGACACGGGGTGGTGTTGCAACAGTATTGAAAGAAATTGCACAATCTTCTGAAATAGGTATCGACTTGTTTCAAAGAGATTTTCCTATGGATGAACAGGTGGCAAGTGCCTGCGAATTATTAGGCTTGGACCCTTTATACGTAGCAAACGAAGGACTCTTTATTGCTTTCGTATCTGAGTCTGTAGCAGATGCCGTTTTGACTGCTTTGCAAGAAGATGAGAATGGTCAAAATGCTCGTATTATAGGAAGCGTCGTTGCGGAACATCCCAAACAAGTCATTATGGAAAGTGCAATAGGAGGTAAGAGGGTTATAAGTATGCTTCCCGGAGAACAATTGCCTAGAATTTGTTAA
- a CDS encoding sulfite exporter TauE/SafE family protein, whose protein sequence is MSFPLLAGIAASILHVVSGPDHLAAVTPLAIETRRKVWKIGLFWGFGHLTGMLLIGLLFLLFRQYIPIEKISEHSEQLVGAVLIVVGLWALYSIFGKRKNHKHPHVHNAEEPYIHIHEHEHDKNMLNHGHAHSKKVKQNQWTSFGIGVLHGLAGIAHFVLLLPVLGFENKFDSIQYIIGFGLGTLLAMTIYTFLLGQLARYSKKQNSKSLFKMVRLSGGVFAIAIGVYWLYLSL, encoded by the coding sequence ATGAGCTTTCCTTTACTTGCCGGTATTGCAGCTTCAATATTACATGTGGTTTCAGGACCAGACCATTTGGCTGCGGTTACCCCTTTGGCGATTGAAACGAGACGAAAAGTCTGGAAAATAGGTTTGTTCTGGGGTTTTGGACATCTGACCGGAATGCTTTTGATAGGGTTGCTTTTTCTCCTATTTCGGCAATACATTCCAATAGAGAAAATATCGGAACATAGTGAACAGCTAGTTGGCGCCGTTTTAATTGTCGTGGGACTCTGGGCATTATACAGTATTTTCGGCAAAAGAAAAAACCACAAACATCCGCATGTGCACAATGCGGAAGAGCCCTATATTCATATACACGAACATGAGCATGACAAAAACATGCTAAACCATGGTCACGCTCATAGCAAAAAGGTTAAGCAAAATCAATGGACTTCTTTTGGGATTGGGGTTTTACATGGACTCGCAGGAATAGCACATTTTGTTTTACTCCTTCCGGTATTGGGATTTGAAAATAAATTTGATAGTATTCAATACATCATTGGCTTCGGATTAGGAACACTATTGGCTATGACGATTTATACATTCTTACTTGGACAATTAGCGAGGTACTCCAAAAAACAAAACAGTAAATCTCTTTTTAAAATGGTGCGCTTATCGGGAGGAGTTTTCGCAATTGCTATAGGTGTTTACTGGCTGTATCTTAGTCTTTAG